A part of Chloroflexota bacterium genomic DNA contains:
- the rpmF gene encoding 50S ribosomal protein L32 — MTPLPKRKVSPGRRDRRRAHDALKARNVVVCPNCGEPRLPHRVCPNCGHYQGREVVEVESND; from the coding sequence ATGACACCTCTTCCAAAACGTAAAGTCTCACCAGGTCGCCGAGATCGCCGTCGGGCCCACGATGCCCTCAAGGCGCGCAATGTTGTGGTTTGCCCCAACTGCGGTGAACCCCGTCTGCCCCATCGTGTCTGCCCCAATTGCGGACACTATCAGGGTCGTGAAGTCGTCGAAGTAGAATCAAACGACTAA
- a CDS encoding aminotransferase class I/II-fold pyridoxal phosphate-dependent enzyme, translating into MKISPANRISQIKPYFFAGLEKTFAELRQSGMQIIRLDIGSPDMPPQEFIIDSLVEAVRRSDVHGYGPSGGSPALRAAFASYYLDRFDLELDVDKEVLGLIGSKEGIFNLSQVLINPGDLVLLPDPCYPVYAVGATIAQADTYDMPLLAENDFLPDLDAIPDEVADRAKLMWLNYPNNPTGAVAPYAFFEKVVAFARKHQIVIAHDAPYVDICFDNYKAPSILQVPGAKEVAVEFNSLSKTYNMAGWRVGMAMGNPEIIRLLRVYKSQQDSSLFLPVMMAAEAALLGDKSWLETRNKVYQDRRDVVVSTLLDLGFTLEVPKASIYVWAKLPEVWEDSVVFCDKLLRESGVSVTPGEVYGPSGAGYIRISLVTAIEKLTEAMTRMRIWMEKEK; encoded by the coding sequence ATGAAAATCTCACCTGCAAACAGAATCTCACAAATCAAACCTTACTTTTTCGCTGGACTGGAAAAAACCTTTGCTGAGCTGCGCCAGAGCGGTATGCAGATCATCCGCCTGGATATTGGCTCACCGGACATGCCCCCTCAGGAATTCATCATCGATTCCCTGGTAGAGGCTGTTCGTCGCTCGGATGTGCACGGTTACGGCCCTTCAGGCGGTTCACCTGCGCTTAGGGCGGCGTTCGCTTCCTACTACCTAGATCGCTTTGATCTTGAATTGGACGTGGATAAGGAAGTTCTCGGCCTGATTGGATCAAAAGAAGGTATTTTCAACCTTAGCCAGGTCCTGATCAACCCAGGCGATTTGGTCTTGCTGCCCGATCCCTGTTACCCGGTTTATGCTGTGGGCGCGACCATTGCCCAAGCCGACACCTACGATATGCCTCTGCTGGCGGAAAATGATTTCCTCCCGGATCTGGATGCCATTCCGGATGAGGTGGCAGACCGGGCGAAATTGATGTGGCTGAATTACCCGAACAACCCCACTGGGGCGGTAGCGCCTTATGCCTTCTTCGAAAAAGTTGTGGCATTCGCCAGGAAGCATCAAATCGTTATTGCGCACGATGCACCTTATGTGGATATTTGTTTTGATAACTATAAGGCCCCCAGTATCCTTCAGGTGCCCGGCGCTAAGGAAGTGGCTGTGGAATTTAACTCACTCTCCAAGACCTATAACATGGCCGGTTGGCGGGTGGGAATGGCCATGGGAAACCCGGAGATTATCCGTTTGCTACGGGTTTATAAGAGCCAACAAGATTCGTCACTATTTCTCCCCGTGATGATGGCGGCGGAAGCAGCATTATTGGGCGACAAGTCCTGGCTTGAAACCCGGAACAAGGTTTATCAGGACCGGCGGGATGTGGTTGTCTCAACGCTGCTGGACCTCGGTTTTACACTAGAGGTTCCCAAAGCTTCAATATATGTTTGGGCGAAATTACCAGAAGTCTGGGAAGACAGTGTTGTATTTTGTGACAAGCTCCTGCGTGAATCAGGTGTGAGCGTCACGCCTGGTGAGGTTTATGGCCCATCAGGAGCAGGTTATATTCGGATCTCATTGGTCACGGCGATTGAAAAACTTACTGAAGCGATGACCCGGATGCGGATCTGGATGGAAAAGGAAAAATAA
- the hflX gene encoding GTPase HflX, whose amino-acid sequence MSKLTMLDTENPKEKALLVGVNLRRSDDLLSLEDSLQELELLADTAGVEVVGVETQNLDTPNSKTFIGKGKVEEVKILAGELDADMVIFDNELSPRHQRELEIAFGESVRVIDRTALILDIFAQHAETSEGRLQVELAQYEYRLPRLTRAWTHLARQAGGGGGRAGGVGGVGLRGPGETQLEVDRRLITNRIEYLKNELEKVREHRMRHRERRKKTRIPVVALVGYTNAGKSTLLNKLSKSDVYVADQLFATLDPTTRRVELAGGQGLLFTDTVGFIQKLPTELVAAFRATLEEITEADVLLHVVDITHPNASAQAKSVQETLVDIGAGDIPVITAFNKVDLLKDPDTAIETLDSFPHTYPISAISGVGLDELLVAIEDALYETYIELEVLIPYSEGKLISLFHEKGQVRSVEHEEKGAKMSGSLPRRLIHLYANYSLTPLALIEDEEDGLFEDEIGE is encoded by the coding sequence ATGTCCAAGCTAACTATGCTGGATACGGAAAACCCCAAGGAAAAGGCTTTACTGGTTGGCGTGAACTTACGCCGCAGTGATGATTTGTTATCACTTGAGGACTCGTTGCAAGAATTGGAATTGCTCGCTGATACTGCAGGTGTGGAGGTTGTGGGGGTTGAAACCCAGAACCTTGATACCCCCAATTCCAAGACCTTCATCGGCAAGGGCAAGGTGGAAGAAGTCAAAATCCTGGCCGGTGAGCTTGACGCGGATATGGTCATTTTTGATAATGAACTTTCTCCCCGTCACCAGCGTGAGCTGGAGATTGCATTTGGAGAATCAGTGCGGGTGATTGACCGAACGGCACTGATCCTGGATATCTTCGCCCAGCACGCTGAAACCAGCGAAGGCCGGTTACAGGTTGAGCTGGCGCAGTATGAATATCGGCTGCCACGGTTGACCCGAGCCTGGACCCACCTGGCGCGGCAGGCAGGTGGTGGCGGTGGGAGAGCAGGGGGTGTTGGTGGTGTGGGTTTGCGCGGCCCTGGTGAAACCCAGTTGGAGGTGGACCGCCGTTTGATCACTAACCGAATTGAATACCTGAAAAATGAGTTGGAAAAGGTTCGGGAACATCGTATGCGGCATCGTGAACGCCGGAAGAAGACCAGGATCCCGGTTGTAGCGCTGGTAGGGTATACCAACGCTGGTAAGTCTACCTTGCTCAACAAGTTATCCAAATCGGATGTTTATGTTGCCGATCAATTGTTTGCTACCCTGGACCCAACCACACGGCGGGTGGAACTCGCCGGTGGTCAGGGATTGCTCTTTACGGATACAGTTGGCTTTATCCAAAAGCTGCCGACCGAATTGGTCGCTGCATTTAGAGCCACTCTGGAGGAGATCACCGAAGCGGATGTCCTGCTGCATGTGGTGGATATTACTCATCCCAATGCGAGTGCCCAGGCAAAATCCGTGCAGGAGACCCTGGTAGATATTGGCGCTGGGGATATCCCTGTGATCACTGCCTTTAATAAGGTGGACCTCCTGAAAGATCCTGACACCGCAATTGAGACCCTGGATTCCTTCCCGCATACTTATCCCATTTCCGCTATTTCTGGGGTTGGCCTGGATGAGCTGCTGGTTGCGATTGAAGATGCTCTTTATGAGACCTATATTGAGCTGGAAGTCCTGATTCCGTATAGCGAAGGGAAATTGATCTCCCTTTTCCATGAAAAGGGGCAGGTGCGGTCAGTAGAGCATGAAGAAAAAGGCGCGAAGATGTCCGGATCGCTTCCCAGGCGATTAATCCATCTTTATGCGAATTATTCCCTGACACCTCTTGCGTTGATTGAAGATGAGGAAGATGGTTTATTTGAGGATGAAATTGGGGAGTAA
- the trmFO gene encoding methylenetetrahydrofolate--tRNA-(uracil(54)-C(5))-methyltransferase (FADH(2)-oxidizing) TrmFO, which produces MTLKVIGGGLAGCEAAWQAAERDIDVELYEMRPEKSTGAHRTGDLGELVCSNSLGSNLLGRAAGLLKAELRLLGSMLISCADASSVPAGGALAVDRQRFSDFIQNKIENHPRIRLIRQELTEIPESPAMLATGPLTSPKMSESLKALTGEDQLYFYDAIAPIVHRESIDMSIAFRANRYDRDEDIGDYLNCPFTKEEYLRFREALLTAERIELRGFESAIEGGVDAGKENYFQGCQPVEVISGQGERSLAFGPMRPVGLFDPRTHQRPFAVVQLRQDNLAGDLYNLVGFQTNLTFPEQQRVFRMIPGLENATFERYGQMHRNTFIAAPLLLNDQYEFKSRPGLFAAGQLAGVEGYAGNVASGLVTGINAARWIKGEAPLELPLTTMTGALLHYVVHADLKDYQPTKAMFGLLPKPTDGVLRSKRDRYAYYSERALEDLEAFLQSG; this is translated from the coding sequence ATGACATTAAAGGTAATCGGCGGTGGGTTAGCCGGATGTGAGGCTGCCTGGCAGGCGGCAGAGCGCGACATTGACGTAGAGCTCTATGAAATGCGACCCGAAAAATCAACGGGCGCTCATCGGACTGGGGACCTGGGTGAATTGGTGTGTTCCAATTCCCTGGGCTCAAATCTCCTGGGTCGGGCTGCCGGCTTGTTGAAGGCGGAACTACGTTTGCTTGGGTCCATGTTGATTTCCTGTGCTGATGCAAGTTCAGTACCAGCGGGAGGCGCTTTGGCCGTAGACCGGCAGCGTTTTTCAGATTTCATTCAAAACAAGATCGAAAACCATCCCCGAATCCGCTTGATCCGGCAGGAACTTACAGAGATACCTGAGAGCCCAGCGATGCTGGCCACCGGACCGCTGACCTCGCCCAAGATGTCGGAATCCTTGAAGGCCCTCACTGGCGAGGATCAGCTTTATTTCTATGACGCCATTGCCCCAATCGTGCACCGTGAATCCATTGACATGTCGATCGCCTTTCGGGCGAATAGATATGACCGCGATGAGGATATCGGCGATTATCTAAATTGCCCATTTACCAAAGAAGAATACCTTCGGTTTCGAGAGGCACTGCTAACCGCAGAGCGGATTGAATTGCGGGGATTTGAATCGGCTATTGAAGGTGGGGTGGACGCCGGAAAGGAAAATTACTTCCAGGGATGCCAACCGGTGGAGGTGATCAGTGGCCAGGGGGAACGCTCCTTGGCTTTTGGCCCAATGCGTCCGGTGGGATTATTCGACCCGCGCACTCACCAACGACCTTTTGCAGTGGTGCAGCTCCGGCAAGACAACCTGGCCGGGGACCTTTATAACCTGGTGGGATTTCAAACCAATTTGACCTTCCCGGAACAGCAGCGGGTCTTTCGGATGATTCCCGGGCTGGAAAATGCTACCTTTGAGCGCTATGGTCAAATGCATCGTAATACGTTCATCGCGGCACCCTTGCTGTTGAACGATCAATATGAATTTAAGAGCCGTCCGGGGCTGTTCGCTGCCGGTCAATTGGCCGGAGTGGAAGGTTACGCTGGAAATGTCGCCTCCGGTCTGGTCACCGGCATCAATGCGGCGAGATGGATCAAGGGTGAAGCGCCATTGGAACTGCCGCTGACAACAATGACTGGCGCGTTGCTCCACTATGTAGTTCATGCCGACCTGAAGGACTACCAACCCACCAAGGCGATGTTTGGTTTATTACCCAAACCCACTGATGGCGTCCTCCGCTCCAAGCGGGATCGGTATGCCTATTACAGTGAAAGGGCCTTAGAAGATCTCGAGGCGTTTTTGCAATCAGGTTGA
- a CDS encoding DUF2007 domain-containing protein, protein MNLVKVYTTAGDLEAEFIKGFLHGQGIEAVISQESVAKTLGLTVGRLGEVKVLVPEEQAEEALTLLKAMDAGEFEDSEYPEEPNDE, encoded by the coding sequence ATGAACTTGGTTAAAGTTTATACAACTGCCGGAGATCTGGAAGCGGAATTTATTAAAGGTTTTCTCCATGGGCAGGGCATTGAAGCCGTCATCTCCCAGGAAAGCGTCGCCAAAACACTTGGCCTGACTGTTGGGCGATTGGGAGAAGTGAAAGTCCTAGTTCCGGAAGAACAAGCGGAAGAAGCCCTCACCTTGCTAAAAGCCATGGACGCGGGTGAATTTGAAGATTCGGAATATCCGGAAGAACCCAACGATGAATAA